The genomic interval TGAGATTAATCATATACAAAATATGTAATGATTAAttgcttttttttattttttattaataactaCTACTATAAAAGTGAGAATCTTATTTTGGGCTtccatatattaaatttattatgttgaggttaattatatttaaaatatgtggTGATTAATTGtctttttttttgactaaattatcatttatatgtgaATGATTGAgtttaatgattaataaaactaaattttacTCAATATATGTAAAAacatgttttattgtttttttttttattcaatatagttgcatatatatatatatacatatttgtaaGAATAATAGTAtgcaaaaattaatatttagagtttttttttttagcaaacTTAGCCTTAACTTTATCACCCTATATAATTTACTAagaattacatattataatttcacattaaaaaaataattttaatattttcaattttctactttttgtaaagaattacatattataatttcacattaaaaaaataattttaatatttttattttttttactttttatagtatacattcttctattttttttttttcttttggtcttTTTTTTAAGAAGAGAAAATAAGTGTTTATTAAAGATTTTTTAGGACcactattaaattgtatttttttttaaggattaTCTTTGAACTAATCCTATTGTTAAATATAAATGAATTATGTTAGATTTTATCGTATATAGTTAATAAAATGTTCAGATCGTATTCAATgagaaatataaaaattgtgTTATATTTTATGCAAACATTTAATTTGTACATGACGCATGCTATACTgaattaaaactcaaccttgGCAGAAAGTGGAGTTGGAGTCAGATTGCTTAGTAGCAGTACAAGTTATTCGAAATTCATTACCTATGTTTTCTTCTTTTGAGGTTATTATAGAATATTATCGTAAACTTCTTCCATCTTTACACAATAGTTCCTTGTTTTTTATTAATGATAGTTGCTCATAGTTTTGCTTGAGCATCTTGTTCTTTTCTAATTCGAGTGTTCAACAAGAGCGATGTTTCTATTGAGGAAGAATCTTATCTTTTAACTGATTTagcaaattaataaaaattatatatttacttcCAAAAAGATTACACGCGTAGCACGTGTTGTTCCAActagtttttataaaaaaatgaatatgaCTACTATGAAAGAGCGGCTTCGAACTTTTTTTAACTGTAGCTGTAGAAATAGCAGCTTCAATCATTCAAATTTCAATGTGCTCTAATTTATTATCTCTCTAGAAAAAGTGAAActtcaatttaattaatattaataacaattataaataatattttattttcggaataaattattaatcgacaacttaatatacaaatattattttcaatttatcaATTTGTATTGccatttcaataaaataaaaaagaaaagacatCGCCTAGAAACCGAAGTGCAGAAACTGATAAGATTTTGATTGCACAACATTCAAAAACGGTTGAAGAATAAAACCCACCACTAACAACACAGGAACGccaaattttaaaaacctcCCCATAATCGGTTTCATCTTGAAACGAAGTTACAAAACACGATTGATAAGTTTAAACGTCAAATAAACAAGATCGAAAATTATCCAACTTTGAAATGATGACACCGATAAACAATCGGTTAATGTATATATAGAAAGCTTTGACATGGCAAATTGAAACGGAAACTAAACTAACATTAGATCCATTATAAGTTGTTTTTAGCACAATTAGTGTGGCTGCGAGATTCTAACATCACAAGACAACTACAAAtatagaattgaaaaaatcctTCATTCTATATAACAAAACCAACATTAACTGCACACCACCATATCAAGGCAATATAATGTCTATGCCATTTACCATATTCACCGAAACCTTCTAAGTCTATCTATATCTAATGAcgacataaaatcaaaaaacgAAAACAAATAATACTGATAAGCGTTGCACAATCGCTTAATTAAGCACCATGCAGCCAACACTTGGATTCATCAAGAGACCAACGCACTTAAGCACGTTCACCTCTGATACGCCTTGCCAGTTGAATGTCCTTAGGCATGATGGTGACACGCTTGGCATGGATGGCACACAGATTGGTGTCCTCAAACAGTCCAACGAGATAGGCCTCAGCAGCCTCCTGCAAAGCCAGAACAGCGTGACTCTGGAAACGCAAATCAGTCTGCAAAACAAAATTGTACAATCATTAGAAAAACATATGCAAGGATACCAAAATTACACGAAATCGCCAgcaagaaaattaaatttacatCGAACACCAAAAGTTTTATTACCTTAAAGTCCTGAGCAATTTCACGAACAAGCCTTTGGAATGGCAACTTCCTAATCAGAAGCTCGGTACTCTTCTGGTACTTGCGAATTTCCCTGTGCATCAAAACAAACAATTATTAGTTATAATTTAAAcagaaattaaagaaaataaagataaaaagaaaactgATTTGCACAATTGAAAACAAGAGTAGATTGCATACCTGAGGGCAACGGTACCGGGACGGTATCTGTGAGGCTTCTTGACCCCTCCAGTAGTTGGGGCAGACTTACGAGCAGCCTATTAAAACAAAACCAAATTAAAATCAGAAAACAAACTAAACACAGTGttaagataattattaaaaatttgagAAATTTTCAGTACAAACCTTAGTAGCAAGCTGCTTACGGGGAGCCTTTCCTCCAGTAGACTTACGAGCGGTTTGCTTTGTACGGGCCATATCTGAGAcaagaaataaagaaaagaacaataTTAAACAAAGAACAATGAAGATGCCAAGAATATGCGTAAACCCTAATCTACAAACCGAATAATAGTCCCACTTTGCAAGAACCCTACAACAATGTAACATAGAGTcctaaagttttaaaaaaataaacatcttACCAAGCAAGAAAGGTAAGTAAATCTACATCAAACCCTAACGAGATAAATTGATCACGGAAGAACGATAATATACCAATAATATGCATAATCCCTAAATGTTAAACGTACCAATTACACAAATGAGAAAAtctaaaacaatataaaaccCCCAAAATCGCAAATCCCTAGATTGAGATTAGCGTCAAAGACGTAAAATTGAGATAATTTTAGGAGTCATTCATCATACAACAAAATCTCAGAGGAAAGAGGGGTAAAATCTCAGATAAAAGGGGGGAAACCCTAAGCTAAAATCGAAAGCGAAAGTGAACATGGAAGATGACAGGGGATATAAATCTCAAAACCCTAATTTCACCATCGAAAAACAGAAACTTTCAAGAGAAAGACGAAAAGGAAAACTGAC from Cannabis sativa cultivar Pink pepper isolate KNU-18-1 chromosome 4, ASM2916894v1, whole genome shotgun sequence carries:
- the LOC115712897 gene encoding histone H3.3, which translates into the protein MARTKQTARKSTGGKAPRKQLATKAARKSAPTTGGVKKPHRYRPGTVALREIRKYQKSTELLIRKLPFQRLVREIAQDFKTDLRFQSHAVLALQEAAEAYLVGLFEDTNLCAIHAKRVTIMPKDIQLARRIRGERA